One segment of Cardiocondyla obscurior isolate alpha-2009 linkage group LG13, Cobs3.1, whole genome shotgun sequence DNA contains the following:
- the LOC139107552 gene encoding uncharacterized protein, with protein MGWALTGLGVALIVIIAAGATLVLCKRYCIGWQFGTRNVWSVCEEWRQRLSWLWAPREEKVGLVKAQHPTAQTIPGLYRQTGNASQHLLHSDSDLRLDAQGAFTRFEAVDRDLHPPLGGSTIPPQPLRPAPQPRSTARPRPSPLQTPSTVDYIRMHEAGPGPLTPPPSLQRGSIRSRAPGPSVFLFQNEPPKNHDPFQSIDRSTFVFDNGPAKTIAESIQMTPYSGQNHLVDSRLIRQFEPSSKEPAWLRYGISEPLDDLHDKLNDENVNRNYGNYEIVQRNHVGRPGARNESRRFSDSFNTNSVNAANQMIAEAMYGPQTISKMLQNSEELNGELNRKNSDMQNIEMTPFKSTSGHQESIDSYIFHSDLSKSRDLQRVSQYIQSLPDHPVYESINELQARSNRESIFFANAIQDSIVDETKIASESALSPIPPPPAPPDPSQEITKRSSPTTGERIFSALRSVTSQSYIDASEFYNSVLSSAQQVQRLAFSATSPSSSLVNENAEDHLQDAEYLQDMRDIYAETDPDLTGLDSSRRSSDLYSPELNLEAHRTAQEVYNSLQDPPSSPLLLKDHESYTYFSDPSFTRTSEDIFNSLEQRRKSIERLNGIHEYSEFDATDSLRRRNSQELYAALEEVQLKRRLSQSLEESYLSYAMNDHNIRSGNRRSSLGPEPEPPPDESTLKRAISCESVCSDTSVNLNDLEEAPIVGHICVGLEHERWGGRGSDCEGDLAVSVLEARDLVAADGSPAQDTFVRVCLLPDRQTHVQTRIYRGCPSPSYQEKFLFPLDGGPAGKTLLVEVFSDESNIGGGASLIGEASLKLGPAARPPATTWLALNGPTLPTPHLGELMFSLSYLPTAERLTLVVVKARNLHSVNSSSGDFFVKVYLLQQGKKIHKKKTSVKKGEKSPIFNEAIIFNVPAHTLQTIQLRLTVAELNGDQGTNSKAYSVGHIIVGSTSTGKALAHWRQMLTALRRPVAMWHPLRK; from the exons ATGGGTTGGGCTCTTACCGGACTAGGAGTAGCTTTGATCGTTATCATCGCTGCAGGCGCCACGCTTGTTCTTTGCAAACG ATATTGCATTGGATGGCAATTTGGCACCAGGAATGTCTGGAGCGTTTGCGAAGAATGGAGACAGAGACTTTCCTGGCTTTGGGCACCACGGGAAGAAAAG GTGGGATTAGTAAAGGCTCAGCATCCAACTGCCCAGACAATACCAGGCCTATACCGCCAGACTGGGAATGCCTCTCAACATCTCTTGCATAGCGATAGCGACCTCCGGTTAGATGCACAAGGCGCCTTTACTAG ATTCGAGGCTGTCGACAGAGATCTACATCCGCCTCTCGGCGGCAGCACGATACCACCTCAACCACTGAGACCCGCTCCTCAACCACGGTCGACCGCTCGTCCTAGGCCGTCGCCGCTTCAGACACCGAGTACTGTCGATTATATTAGGATGCACGAAGCCGGCCCGGGTCCGTTGACGCCACCGCCGTCATTGCAAAGAGGATCGATACGATCGAGAGCTCCCGGTCCGTCCGTGTTTCTCTTTCAGAACGAACCGCCAAAGAATCACGACCCTTTTCAGTCGATCGACCGTTCTACCTTCGTATTCGACAATGGTCCTGCGAAAACGATAGCGGAGAGTATCCAAATGACACCTTACTCTGGTCAAAACCACCTCGTAGATTCTAGATTAATCAG GCAATTCGAGCCTTCTTCCAAAGAGCCGGCATGGCTTAGATACGGTATAAGTGAGCCTTTAGATGATCTCCACGACAAGTTGAATGACGAGAATGTTAATAGAAATTACGGAAACTACGAGATTGTCCAGAGGAATCATGTCGGCCGACCGGGCGCGAGAAATGAATCTAGAAGATTTTCAGATAGCTTCAACACAAATTCAGTGAATGCGGCTAATCAGATGATCGCAGAAGCGATGTATGGACCGCAGACCATCTCTAAAATGCTTCAGAACAGCGAAGAATTGAACGGCGAGCTTAACCGAAAAAATAGCGACATGCAGAACATCGAGATGACTCCGTTCAAGAGTACTTCCGGCCACCAAGAGAGTATTGATTCCTACATCTTTCACAGCGATCTATCTAAGTCGCGCGATCTTCAACGAGTTTCGCAGTACATTCAGAGTTTACCTGACCATCCTGTTTACGAGTCCATAAACGAACTTCAAGCGCGCTCAAATCGTGAATCGATATTCTTTGCAAACGCAATTCAAGATTCGATCGTAGACGAAACGAAGATCGCGAGTGAGTCTGCTTTGAGTCCGATACCACCACCGCCCGCACCTCCAGATCCGTCTCAGGAGATCACGAAGAGGAGCAGTCCGACGACCggcgaaagaatttttagtGCTCTCAGATCAGTCACTTCACAAAGCTACATAGATGCCTCGGAATTTTATAA TTCGGTACTATCTTCAGCGCAGCAAGTGCAGCGACTCGCCTTTTCAGCGACATcgccatcgtcgtcgttgGTAAACGAAAACGCTGAAGATCATTTACAAGACGCCGAATACTTGCAAGATATGCGAGATATTTACGCGGAAACCGATCCAGATCTAACTGGTCTCGACAGCTCGAGACGGAGTTCTGATCTTTATAGTCCCGAATTGAACCTTGAAGCTCATAGAACAGCGCAAGAA GTGTACAATAGTCTACAAGATCCACCGTCGTCTCCTTTATTACTTAAAGATCACGAGTCTTATACTTATTTCTCAGATCCTAGCTTTACTCGAACGTCAGAg gaTATTTTTAACAGCCTCGAGCAAAGACGTAAAAGTATAGAAAGACTAAATGGTATTCATGAATATTCAGAATTTGATGCTACCGATTCTTTAAG GAGAAGAAACAGTCAGGAACTTTATGCCGCCTTAGAAGAAGTGCAACTAAAGAGACGCCTTTCGCAG AGTCTGGAAGAGTCGTACTTGAGTTACGCGATGAATGATCACAACATTAGATCTGGAAATCGACGAAGCTCGCTCGGTCCCGAACCAGAACCGCCGCCCGACGAGTCTACTTTGAAAAGAGCGATTAGTTGCGAAAGCGTATGCTCCGATACTAGTGTCAACTTGAACGATCTAGAAGAAGCACCGATTGTAGGTCACATTTGTGTCGGACTGGAGCACGAGCGATGGGGTGGTCGTGGAAGCGACTGCGAAGGCGATTTAGCCGTAAGCGTCTTGGAGGCCAGAGACCTCGTTGCTGCCGACGGCTCTCCTGCCCAAGATACTTTCGTTAG AGTGTGTCTACTACCTGATAGACAAACTCACGTGCAAACGAGAATTTACAGGGGATGTCCATCTCCTAGTTATcaagagaaatttttatttcctctcgATGGAGGCCCAGCAGGCAAAACCCTTCTTGTTGAG gTATTTTCAGACGAATCTAATATCGGGGGTGGTGCATCTTTAATTGGCGAAGCCAGTTTAAAGCTTGGACCTGCAGCAAGACCGCCAGCTACGACTTGGTTGGCACTCAATGGACCCACCTTGCCTACTCCACATCTAGGAGAGTTAATGTTCTCTCTTAGTTACTTGCCTACGGCAGAGAGACTCACCCTCGTGGTGGTCAAAGCACGTAACTTGCACAGTGTAAATTCATCATCTGGTGATTTTTTTGTCAAG gTATACCTACTTcaacaagggaaaaaaatacacaAGAAAAAGACATCCGtgaaaaaaggagagaaaagccCAATTTTCAACGAGGCGATTATTTTCAATGTGCCAGCTCACACTTTACAg ACTATACAGCTGAGATTAACGGTAGCGGAATTGAATGGAGATCAAGGTACAAATTCAAAAGCATACTCCGTAGGGCACATTATTGTAGGATCTACCTCGACGGGAAAAGCGCTGGCTCATTGGAGACAGATGTTAACGGCCTTGCGGCGTCCGGTCGCTATGTGGCATCCTCTCAGGAAATAG